In one Sphingobacterium daejeonense genomic region, the following are encoded:
- a CDS encoding FecR family protein → MTEQRLSELEKKWLDGSISAVEAEEYANWYNSGQNEPLNIPESIARSREEHQLKMLENILGKLEKENESKTDESDQTPVRKIRTKYFYPIAASLILFLGIGGIWLYNYLSNGESTEIVKQDKAPGQSGLVITLEDGREVLIDSIPDGVIAVENGISIIKKDGAIYYEGTSDELAYNTATTKKGRKFELVLPDNSKVWLNAASQLKYPVIFTGKTREVELSGEAYFEVEHNSEKPFVVKAGNQRIKVLGTQFNVNNYSDENHIATTLIDGSVEVAAGNEEEIIEPNQQAISSNLAAGIQVTEVNAKECISWVRGEFNFNNADLKTILNQISRWYDIDIQILPGVDQNQIFYGSTNMNQNLSEVLKVLELSGINLTLEGNTLTVKP, encoded by the coding sequence ATGACAGAACAACGTTTATCTGAACTGGAAAAGAAATGGTTGGATGGCAGCATCAGTGCTGTTGAAGCCGAAGAATATGCCAATTGGTATAATTCTGGGCAAAATGAGCCATTGAATATTCCTGAATCCATAGCTAGAAGTCGTGAAGAGCACCAGTTAAAAATGCTAGAGAATATTCTAGGGAAATTGGAAAAAGAAAACGAATCTAAAACAGATGAATCTGACCAAACACCAGTCCGCAAAATACGAACAAAATATTTTTATCCCATTGCTGCAAGTTTAATCTTATTCTTAGGAATTGGAGGAATCTGGTTATATAATTACTTGAGTAATGGAGAATCTACAGAAATAGTAAAACAAGATAAGGCACCGGGTCAATCTGGATTAGTGATAACACTAGAAGATGGACGTGAAGTATTGATTGATTCAATTCCAGATGGTGTCATTGCAGTTGAAAATGGAATTTCAATCATCAAAAAAGACGGAGCTATCTATTATGAAGGAACCTCCGATGAATTAGCATATAATACAGCTACCACAAAAAAGGGGCGAAAATTTGAATTGGTCCTGCCTGATAATAGTAAAGTATGGTTAAATGCAGCTTCGCAGCTCAAATATCCTGTTATATTCACGGGTAAAACTCGAGAGGTTGAACTGAGCGGTGAAGCTTACTTTGAAGTCGAGCACAATTCTGAAAAACCGTTTGTTGTCAAAGCCGGAAATCAACGAATCAAAGTTTTGGGAACTCAGTTTAATGTAAATAATTACAGTGATGAAAATCATATTGCTACGACATTAATTGATGGAAGTGTGGAAGTCGCAGCTGGAAATGAAGAAGAGATCATTGAACCCAATCAACAAGCTATCTCATCTAATCTGGCAGCTGGGATACAGGTAACCGAAGTCAATGCCAAAGAATGCATCAGTTGGGTCAGGGGAGAGTTCAACTTTAACAATGCAGATTTGAAGACCATCTTAAACCAAATTTCAAGATGGTATGATATTGATATCCAGATCTTGCCAGGAGTCGATCAAAATCAGATTTTTTACGGAAGCACTAATATGAATCAAAATCTTTCAGAAGTATTGAAAGTGCTTGAATTAAGTGGAATAAATCTAACCTTAGAAGGCAATACCCTCACAGTAAAACCATAG
- a CDS encoding DUF4369 domain-containing protein, with translation MRNLKTIVLLSFGMTLVSLTCNAQTDYTVKGKISGWPTETVYLVRQGDYEGVDSVKTSDGSFEFKGKIEGPTKAYLITKKRSGVAKFLYVEPGTITINGNFSSFKEVDVQGSPSYSDFLKLQAGHEDIAFKTAQLSQQAEESMDSEEIDNINNSIDSLNRANIQFSQQFIKDHPNSVVSLEEIKSLSTILDKGILMDLYNGLSEKVKQTPTGVMIGDALQNVNNNAGIEESSNTIGK, from the coding sequence ATGAGAAATTTAAAAACAATCGTTCTGCTAAGCTTTGGAATGACTCTAGTTAGTTTAACATGCAATGCGCAGACCGATTACACAGTAAAAGGCAAAATTTCAGGCTGGCCAACAGAAACAGTTTATTTAGTAAGACAAGGCGACTATGAAGGCGTTGATTCCGTAAAGACAAGTGACGGTTCTTTCGAATTTAAAGGAAAAATTGAAGGTCCAACTAAAGCATATCTTATAACCAAAAAAAGAAGTGGAGTAGCCAAATTCCTATATGTCGAACCAGGAACAATTACCATAAATGGAAACTTCAGCTCATTTAAAGAGGTGGATGTGCAGGGATCTCCTAGTTATTCTGACTTTTTAAAGTTACAGGCTGGTCACGAAGATATAGCTTTCAAAACCGCCCAACTTTCGCAACAAGCAGAGGAATCCATGGATTCTGAAGAAATCGACAATATAAACAATTCTATTGATAGCTTGAATAGAGCAAATATTCAGTTTTCACAGCAGTTCATTAAAGACCATCCCAATAGTGTTGTTAGTCTTGAAGAAATTAAATCCTTATCAACTATTCTAGACAAAGGAATTTTAATGGATTTGTACAACGGACTATCCGAGAAGGTGAAGCAAACTCCGACAGGTGTCATGATAGGGGATGCCTTACAAAATGTGAATAATAACGCTGGTATTGAGGAAAGCTCTAATACAATCGGCAAATAA
- a CDS encoding S1 family peptidase, which yields MLLKKKYGVKLLFVALLVLPWVQAIGQQKGEELFKENSFYLNGLEQKIMTAVKQQKPKTISQIQIETKSLVDDQPASLSLPTTNNSKILSPEEIYAQNKSAVLIVGRLNHANPELAPMADPIATAFFISEDGIAVTNRHVFGEMIHSKKSVDSLKLSKDSSLYYVQNSEGDIFTIDKILAYSASNDVLIFKVNTGNKKVSFIPLGDPLPVGSKVFVIAHPEQNYYFLSEGIVAKNSKLVNPANPKQRQWRMTITADYAVGSSGGPIMNSSGNLVGIVSSTSNIYGSKTEKIPLQMVLKNAISVIAIKELLKP from the coding sequence ATGTTATTAAAAAAGAAATACGGTGTAAAATTGTTGTTTGTGGCCTTGCTTGTACTCCCTTGGGTGCAAGCAATAGGCCAACAAAAGGGAGAAGAATTATTTAAAGAAAATAGTTTCTACCTCAATGGATTGGAACAAAAAATAATGACTGCTGTTAAACAACAAAAACCAAAAACTATTAGTCAAATTCAGATTGAAACAAAATCCTTGGTTGATGATCAGCCTGCTTCATTGTCTCTACCGACAACGAATAATTCAAAGATTTTAAGTCCTGAAGAAATTTATGCGCAGAATAAGTCTGCGGTATTGATAGTTGGACGTCTGAATCATGCTAATCCTGAACTTGCGCCAATGGCAGATCCAATAGCCACGGCTTTTTTCATAAGTGAAGATGGAATTGCTGTCACAAACAGACATGTATTTGGTGAGATGATACACAGTAAAAAGTCTGTTGATAGTCTTAAGCTTAGTAAGGACAGTAGCCTTTATTATGTTCAAAATTCTGAAGGTGATATATTTACTATAGATAAAATTCTAGCTTATTCAGCCAGCAATGATGTACTGATCTTTAAAGTAAATACTGGAAATAAAAAAGTTTCTTTTATTCCTTTGGGCGATCCTTTGCCAGTTGGTTCAAAAGTGTTTGTCATTGCACATCCTGAACAGAACTATTATTTTTTGTCTGAAGGAATTGTCGCCAAGAACTCTAAATTGGTAAATCCTGCAAATCCGAAACAAAGGCAATGGCGAATGACCATTACTGCTGATTATGCTGTAGGATCCAGTGGAGGGCCAATTATGAATTCCTCAGGTAATCTCGTTGGAATAGTTTCTTCAACTAGTAATATCTATGGTTCAAAAACCGAGAAAATACCATTGCAAATGGTACTCAAAAATGCAATTTCCGTAATTGCTATTAAAGAATTATTAAAGCCGTAA
- a CDS encoding BT_3987 domain-containing protein, producing the protein MKKKISLVFHLALALLLFGLISCKKENLGPLEDISKDISQFPSSITGEATATFVGLKVIQSVTNAAPYTQVQLKDVTSSPVKVKAVIDTALFPYYEELYQVKPISFPKDAFKIRNDGILEIEAGKSISTDSLFVDLNNGNGLLPNEVYVIPLKFSVESGNGELKGKYAFLKMKVKAVYIVGRMDQFSTEKNFSKYYDRFAKYIMGGFFNTRMNGVDDASKNVSMSVKLMQSINVDVTAEAIEDRSQVSLDFFNKQRNAKSKLLPEGSYKIVKNKATIKANQWSSQDSIKVEIDYDKLEATIGNETYVLIMKIDNSSDKELLAPDTVEMANRAFIEINHKIIDTKNIISNDGLTGEDIDRSKWTATSSGNFDTETTASKVLDGKGDTYWRSPRVMPQDITINMGDSKLVKGFSFTPQYNDSYDDFREVKVYSSQDGQTWEFQGYFLAGSVYWDSSVEKPDIKTLRFINPVQAKYFKFQVMEASNGITAIAEINGKE; encoded by the coding sequence ATGAAAAAGAAAATAAGTCTAGTATTTCATTTGGCGTTAGCTCTTCTCTTGTTTGGATTAATTTCCTGTAAAAAGGAAAATTTGGGACCTCTTGAAGATATTTCTAAAGATATTTCTCAATTTCCATCCTCGATTACCGGGGAAGCAACGGCTACATTCGTTGGTTTGAAGGTGATTCAAAGCGTTACTAATGCTGCGCCTTACACACAAGTGCAATTAAAAGACGTTACTTCTTCACCCGTAAAAGTAAAGGCCGTAATTGATACAGCTTTATTCCCTTACTACGAAGAATTATACCAAGTTAAGCCTATCAGTTTTCCTAAGGATGCCTTCAAAATCAGAAATGATGGTATCCTTGAAATCGAAGCAGGAAAATCAATATCAACAGATTCACTGTTTGTGGACCTTAATAATGGAAATGGTCTTTTGCCAAATGAAGTTTATGTTATTCCACTTAAATTTTCAGTCGAGTCTGGAAATGGAGAATTAAAAGGAAAATATGCTTTCCTTAAAATGAAGGTTAAAGCAGTTTACATCGTAGGACGCATGGATCAATTTTCAACTGAAAAGAACTTCTCCAAATATTATGACAGGTTTGCAAAATACATCATGGGTGGATTTTTTAATACCAGGATGAATGGAGTTGATGATGCTAGTAAGAATGTGTCTATGTCTGTTAAATTGATGCAATCCATTAATGTTGATGTAACTGCTGAAGCAATAGAGGATAGATCACAAGTGTCTTTGGATTTTTTCAATAAACAAAGAAATGCTAAGTCAAAACTTCTACCAGAAGGATCCTATAAAATTGTAAAGAATAAAGCTACAATAAAAGCAAATCAATGGTCCTCTCAAGATAGCATTAAAGTTGAAATCGATTATGATAAGCTAGAGGCAACCATAGGAAATGAGACCTATGTGCTTATCATGAAAATTGACAACAGTAGTGATAAGGAACTGTTAGCTCCAGATACTGTAGAAATGGCAAATAGAGCTTTTATCGAAATCAATCATAAAATCATTGACACAAAGAACATAATTAGCAATGATGGTCTGACTGGAGAAGACATAGATAGGTCTAAATGGACAGCAACATCAAGCGGCAACTTTGATACAGAAACTACCGCTTCAAAAGTCTTGGATGGTAAAGGCGATACCTATTGGAGATCTCCACGTGTTATGCCGCAGGATATAACCATAAATATGGGTGATTCCAAATTGGTAAAAGGATTCTCATTTACCCCACAGTATAATGATTCATACGACGATTTTAGAGAAGTGAAAGTTTACTCCAGTCAAGATGGACAAACTTGGGAATTCCAAGGTTATTTCTTGGCAGGATCCGTTTATTGGGATTCAAGTGTTGAAAAACCTGATATTAAAACCTTGCGATTTATTAATCCTGTACAGGCAAAATATTTCAAATTTCAGGTTATGGAGGCCTCGAACGGAATTACTGCAATTGCAGAAATCAATGGAAAAGAATAA
- a CDS encoding DUF4369 domain-containing protein has protein sequence MKKVIINFAVTFFLGCSICMAQQDFTVKGKITGWPGKYINLETKGENPFKDSVENVDGSFEFKGRTEEVSNAFLVNKEGENPEFKFFFLEPGNIQIQGDYKNLASAKVTGSKYTDQYQQIKDIHNAKKNKVDSLYALVDGEKDKEKSKGYFREMEELDKLDIESTKEFIKSHPKKPSNNL, from the coding sequence ATGAAGAAGGTTATAATAAATTTTGCTGTTACATTTTTTCTCGGATGTTCAATCTGTATGGCTCAACAAGATTTTACGGTGAAAGGGAAGATTACGGGTTGGCCAGGTAAGTATATTAATCTCGAAACAAAAGGTGAAAACCCTTTTAAAGATTCTGTTGAGAATGTAGATGGAAGTTTTGAGTTTAAAGGTAGGACAGAAGAGGTATCCAATGCTTTTCTTGTCAACAAAGAAGGAGAAAATCCTGAGTTTAAATTCTTTTTCTTGGAACCTGGAAATATTCAGATCCAAGGAGATTATAAAAACTTGGCATCGGCAAAAGTAACAGGTTCAAAGTATACAGATCAATATCAACAGATCAAAGATATTCACAATGCAAAGAAAAATAAAGTGGATAGTTTGTATGCTTTGGTTGATGGAGAGAAAGACAAAGAAAAGTCAAAGGGATATTTCAGGGAGATGGAAGAATTGGATAAGTTGGATATTGAATCCACAAAGGAATTTATTAAGTCCCATCCTAAAAAACCCAGCAACAATCTATGA
- a CDS encoding TlpA disulfide reductase family protein encodes MIKLRNLISGALLCMSSFPAMSQTAYTVKGTITDWPQEYIHLIRRGDYPGEDSVKVENGKFEFSGTIEGPTNAFLVAKLPEGPVTKFLYVEPGNIEVNGHFKDIENLKIKGSPTYADYEIVKTFNDDFGKKVKDLQNSVVGKTMKKEESDAVDAQIDSLYQTKYAFSKKFIMDHPNSVVSIPELFTLFGSQNISVIQELYDGLSDAIKATPGGDLVAHNLIQNTKIKIGSKAPEFTQNDVEGKPVNLSDFKGKYVLIDFWASWCAPCRAENPNLVNAYQQFKDKGFDILGVSLDSEKGAQMWKNAIKIDKLPWTQVSDLKGSENEAALLYGVLNIPSNFLLDKEGNVIAKDLKGAALLNKLNELLK; translated from the coding sequence ATGATTAAGTTAAGAAATTTAATATCAGGGGCACTATTGTGCATGAGTTCATTCCCAGCTATGTCCCAAACAGCATATACTGTAAAAGGAACCATTACCGACTGGCCACAAGAATATATCCATTTGATTAGAAGAGGTGATTATCCAGGTGAAGATTCTGTTAAGGTTGAAAATGGAAAGTTTGAGTTTTCTGGTACAATTGAAGGTCCAACAAATGCATTTTTAGTAGCTAAATTACCTGAAGGTCCAGTTACAAAGTTTCTATATGTTGAACCAGGAAATATTGAAGTCAATGGTCATTTTAAGGATATTGAAAATCTAAAAATTAAAGGTTCTCCAACATATGCAGATTATGAGATCGTAAAAACCTTTAACGACGATTTTGGAAAAAAAGTGAAAGATCTTCAGAACAGCGTCGTTGGAAAGACCATGAAAAAAGAAGAGAGTGATGCTGTAGATGCACAGATCGATAGTCTATATCAAACAAAATATGCTTTCTCCAAGAAATTCATTATGGACCATCCAAACAGCGTGGTAAGTATACCTGAGCTGTTCACACTTTTTGGTTCCCAAAATATATCAGTTATACAGGAGCTGTATGATGGACTTTCTGATGCTATCAAAGCAACTCCTGGTGGTGATTTAGTTGCGCATAATTTAATCCAAAACACTAAGATCAAAATAGGCTCTAAAGCACCTGAATTCACACAGAATGATGTGGAAGGAAAACCTGTTAACCTATCAGATTTCAAAGGGAAGTATGTCCTTATTGATTTTTGGGCAAGCTGGTGTGCACCTTGTCGCGCAGAAAATCCTAATCTAGTCAATGCATATCAACAATTTAAGGATAAGGGATTTGATATTTTGGGAGTTTCTTTAGACAGTGAAAAAGGAGCCCAAATGTGGAAGAATGCCATTAAAATTGATAAACTCCCATGGACTCAAGTGTCAGACTTAAAAGGTTCCGAGAATGAAGCAGCTTTGTTGTACGGAGTATTGAATATTCCTTCCAACTTTTTGCTGGACAAGGAAGGAAATGTAATCGCAAAAGACTTGAAAGGTGCTGCTCTTCTCAATAAATTAAATGAATTATTAAAATAA
- a CDS encoding thioredoxin family protein codes for MRKLIFILLWVPSLIFAQEKGIRFVQGLNWEQVKEKAKEENKFILIDCYTSWCGPCKVMEAKVFPNDTIGHLANEKFIAVQVQFDEDKNADQVKKDWLTLSKKFDKDYNITGFPCILFFNPNGEIVHKVIGYKNVSAFKKILENVTDPKYQYYPIYASYQKDTNNTEALYQLIQIAREADEVKKGYLREYLKKTNGISSERNAKLILNMTNSSRDKTFPLLTTEQQKINQFLGEGKAEEQYRGIIYFEELQNTLGRKSPSGYYILSTDPDWKSIKDSLIKKYPDRIEEIMDFSKLKFFSNAFQWDKFIPALEAYRSKYAHSISDRMKIKYVNDVMAYSKDVGKPYLEPLLTWSETAFKNSQNPTDQMNYALLLYQTGKNKDAVAIMEEHIEKVPNYSQTIYPEYLKKMQMGETL; via the coding sequence ATGAGAAAATTAATATTTATTCTGCTATGGGTTCCAAGTTTGATTTTTGCTCAAGAAAAAGGTATTCGATTTGTCCAAGGATTGAATTGGGAGCAAGTGAAAGAGAAGGCAAAAGAGGAGAATAAGTTTATATTGATCGATTGCTATACAAGTTGGTGTGGACCTTGTAAAGTTATGGAAGCTAAGGTATTTCCAAATGATACCATAGGTCATCTCGCAAATGAAAAATTTATAGCTGTTCAAGTTCAATTTGATGAAGATAAAAATGCGGACCAGGTCAAGAAAGATTGGTTGACTTTAAGCAAGAAATTTGATAAAGATTATAATATCACTGGTTTCCCTTGTATACTCTTTTTCAATCCAAACGGGGAAATCGTCCATAAGGTAATTGGGTATAAAAATGTTTCAGCTTTTAAGAAAATACTTGAAAATGTAACTGATCCCAAATACCAATACTATCCAATCTATGCATCATATCAAAAGGATACTAATAATACAGAAGCTTTATACCAATTAATTCAAATAGCTAGGGAAGCTGACGAAGTTAAAAAAGGATATTTGAGAGAATATCTTAAGAAAACAAACGGAATTTCTTCTGAACGAAATGCAAAATTGATCTTGAACATGACCAATTCTTCTAGAGATAAGACTTTTCCTTTGCTTACCACTGAACAGCAAAAGATAAATCAATTTTTAGGAGAAGGGAAAGCAGAAGAACAATACCGTGGTATTATTTATTTTGAAGAACTTCAGAACACCTTAGGACGCAAAAGTCCATCAGGATATTATATTTTAAGTACTGATCCGGATTGGAAGTCCATTAAGGATAGTTTGATCAAGAAATATCCTGATAGAATTGAAGAAATCATGGATTTTTCAAAGCTGAAGTTCTTCAGTAATGCATTTCAATGGGACAAATTTATCCCAGCATTGGAAGCCTATAGGTCAAAGTATGCTCATTCCATTTCAGATCGGATGAAAATAAAATATGTGAATGATGTTATGGCTTATTCTAAAGATGTTGGAAAACCTTATTTAGAGCCTCTTTTAACTTGGAGCGAAACAGCATTTAAAAATAGCCAAAACCCAACTGATCAAATGAACTATGCTCTATTATTATATCAGACTGGAAAAAATAAAGATGCTGTAGCTATCATGGAAGAGCATATTGAAAAAGTACCAAACTATTCTCAAACTATATATCCAGAATATTTAAAGAAAATGCAAATGGGTGAAACGCTGTAA
- a CDS encoding RagB/SusD family nutrient uptake outer membrane protein, with product MKTNLIKYGLLIFSCLLFSCKKFLDINPSTTIVNPSTIKDFEEMLNSQQLAECNFFYADLTSDNSFIDDTTRINSYKNAYLWEKDIWLPSDNDQPYNDVYERILQLNIVLDKLPTIKLNNSEDEGRRRVILAQAKIHRAWFYFQLANFYGTDYTSGTSASSLAVPLILVPGQVERPKRATVKEVYDQIILDLKDAIATKELPAMGVDIIHPGLAAAHVLLARTYLYMGDYDNALKEAENGLAIKKELLNYKDVKSYPVTLLEQAKNPEVMLAKVGIDEDYYRYFGGFIRGDYELLESFGWNDKRKELAFPNYSNLFLGREGKMTFNYSIGVPEAMFIKAECLARKGQVDAALAQLNEIRANRLSGTDNLSSNVNDILPLVFSEKRKEFIFHGGIRLFDLKRMNRDPKLAKTLKRVQRDQWSGEIEKELAELVPNNPRYLMQIAPRIIQNNPAIIPNPR from the coding sequence ATGAAAACCAACTTAATAAAATATGGACTTTTAATTTTCAGCTGTTTATTATTCAGTTGTAAGAAATTTCTTGATATCAACCCGAGCACCACCATTGTTAATCCTTCGACAATCAAAGACTTTGAAGAAATGTTAAATAGTCAACAATTGGCAGAATGCAATTTCTTCTATGCTGATTTAACCAGCGACAATAGTTTTATTGATGACACCACTAGAATTAATTCATACAAGAATGCATATCTGTGGGAAAAAGACATTTGGCTTCCATCCGACAATGACCAACCTTATAATGATGTTTATGAGAGGATTCTGCAATTAAATATTGTTTTGGATAAACTGCCAACTATCAAATTAAATAACAGTGAGGATGAAGGTAGGAGACGAGTGATTTTAGCACAGGCAAAAATTCACAGAGCATGGTTTTACTTTCAGTTGGCCAATTTTTATGGTACGGATTATACTTCAGGTACATCTGCTTCTAGTCTGGCAGTACCTCTAATACTTGTTCCTGGCCAAGTGGAACGCCCTAAAAGAGCCACGGTCAAAGAGGTTTATGACCAAATAATCTTAGATCTAAAAGATGCAATAGCAACTAAAGAATTACCTGCTATGGGAGTAGATATCATACATCCTGGGCTTGCTGCTGCTCATGTTTTATTAGCTCGCACTTACTTATATATGGGTGATTATGATAATGCACTCAAAGAAGCGGAGAATGGATTGGCAATAAAGAAAGAACTCTTGAATTATAAAGATGTCAAATCGTATCCTGTAACTCTTCTTGAACAGGCAAAGAATCCTGAGGTAATGCTAGCTAAAGTTGGAATTGATGAAGATTACTATAGATACTTTGGAGGATTTATACGTGGAGATTATGAACTTTTAGAATCTTTTGGCTGGAATGATAAAAGGAAGGAATTAGCTTTTCCAAATTACTCTAACCTGTTCTTAGGAAGAGAAGGAAAAATGACTTTTAACTATAGTATAGGAGTTCCTGAAGCCATGTTTATTAAAGCGGAATGTCTTGCAAGAAAAGGTCAAGTAGATGCTGCACTAGCACAATTAAATGAAATCCGAGCAAACAGATTGTCAGGAACTGATAATCTATCATCTAACGTTAATGACATCCTACCTCTGGTATTTAGTGAAAAGCGTAAAGAATTTATTTTTCACGGTGGAATCAGATTGTTTGATCTGAAGAGAATGAATAGAGACCCAAAATTAGCTAAAACATTAAAAAGAGTACAGAGAGACCAATGGTCAGGTGAGATAGAAAAAGAATTAGCAGAGTTGGTTCCAAATAATCCAAGGTATTTAATGCAGATAGCACCAAGAATTATTCAAAATAATCCTGCTATAATTCCTAATCCAAGATAG
- a CDS encoding SusC/RagA family TonB-linked outer membrane protein: MKIALTVLICMLLFVSAKAQKVTLKEKDASLESVLMKIKDQTNYDVFYSGNLINRTNPVTINVKKKELLLVLNDIFRKQPISYSIANQTIVWCLKRGIKKVERQPEGVQIIISDLPDPLVPGVIVNQLGEPMAGVTIINLKDSVHRKSASDKNGRFTIAATRGDLLAFRSQGHKENLLFFRGEQSLKVQMFEKVLEMEGITVESKVKEKLNLNTQIDLTNRSYMNLGQVLQGTVPGLTLQILPSNRKKVIGVNIPTTHGGLKMTYYTVEQYLQYDPRLGQRVIEALEKGQRLPLGSGIVLPVFSTQSSVTLVPELRGSASFGNTEGMMIVIDGFPIEEFPADYPMANVESVQVIKDPKELIKWGPRAMAGIILIKTKDGKFNKLRISYSTNMYYSRNLSIMSMI, from the coding sequence ATGAAAATAGCACTAACTGTTTTAATATGTATGTTGCTTTTTGTGTCTGCAAAGGCACAGAAAGTGACTCTAAAGGAAAAAGATGCTTCTTTGGAGTCAGTGTTGATGAAGATTAAAGACCAAACCAATTATGACGTATTCTACTCGGGGAACTTGATAAACAGAACTAATCCTGTCACTATCAATGTAAAGAAGAAGGAGTTGTTGTTGGTTTTAAACGACATCTTCAGAAAGCAACCTATTTCGTATTCCATTGCAAACCAGACTATTGTTTGGTGCCTAAAACGAGGGATCAAAAAAGTAGAACGACAACCAGAAGGAGTCCAGATTATAATCAGTGATCTGCCTGATCCACTTGTTCCAGGAGTAATCGTAAACCAATTGGGAGAGCCGATGGCTGGGGTAACCATCATCAACCTGAAAGATTCAGTTCATAGAAAGTCTGCATCCGACAAAAACGGAAGATTTACCATTGCAGCAACACGAGGTGATCTGTTGGCATTTAGGTCACAAGGACATAAAGAAAATCTGTTGTTTTTTCGAGGGGAGCAATCATTGAAAGTCCAAATGTTTGAGAAAGTATTGGAAATGGAAGGTATAACAGTAGAATCAAAGGTAAAAGAAAAATTAAATCTCAATACCCAGATAGATTTAACCAACCGCAGTTATATGAACCTGGGTCAAGTCCTTCAAGGAACAGTTCCGGGATTGACATTACAGATTTTACCTTCTAATAGAAAAAAAGTTATCGGTGTAAATATTCCAACTACCCATGGCGGTCTTAAAATGACTTATTATACTGTAGAGCAGTATTTGCAATATGATCCGAGGTTAGGGCAACGCGTTATTGAAGCTCTTGAAAAAGGCCAACGGTTACCTTTGGGTTCTGGAATTGTGCTCCCTGTCTTTAGTACTCAATCAAGTGTCACCTTGGTTCCTGAATTAAGGGGGTCGGCAAGTTTTGGAAATACAGAAGGGATGATGATTGTCATCGATGGCTTCCCGATTGAAGAATTTCCAGCAGATTACCCTATGGCAAATGTTGAATCAGTACAAGTAATCAAGGATCCTAAAGAATTGATAAAATGGGGGCCAAGAGCGATGGCAGGTATAATCTTGATCAAAACAAAAGATGGCAAATTCAATAAACTTCGGATAAGTTATAGTACAAACATGTACTACAGCCGAAACCTAAGTATAATGTCAATGATCTAG
- a CDS encoding peroxiredoxin family protein — MQNTKKKGFEILGVSIDTKDEEWRWKRAIENDGVTWTQVSDLKGQHNEAAKLYVIQMVPSNFLIDPSGKIIATNLMGDNLNKKLEELLGSNNTF; from the coding sequence ATGCAAAATACAAAGAAAAAAGGTTTTGAAATATTGGGAGTATCAATTGATACAAAAGATGAGGAATGGCGCTGGAAAAGAGCAATAGAAAACGATGGAGTTACATGGACACAAGTTTCAGACTTAAAAGGGCAGCATAATGAAGCTGCAAAATTATATGTCATTCAGATGGTTCCAAGCAATTTCTTGATTGACCCCTCGGGAAAGATCATTGCTACAAATCTGATGGGAGATAACCTTAACAAAAAATTGGAAGAGCTTCTTGGGAGCAATAATACGTTTTAA
- a CDS encoding TlpA family protein disulfide reductase, giving the protein MKLDYPTLKALFDGLDVSVRESINAEALKTSVINLGNIQVGKIAPNFTQPDSTSKNIQLTDFKGKYVLMDFWASWCIPCRKEHPNLVKAYAKYKEKRF; this is encoded by the coding sequence ATGAAGCTAGATTATCCGACTTTAAAAGCATTATTCGATGGTCTTGATGTATCAGTTAGAGAGTCCATCAATGCTGAAGCTTTAAAAACAAGTGTCATCAATTTAGGGAATATTCAGGTTGGAAAAATTGCACCAAATTTTACTCAACCAGATTCTACATCTAAGAACATTCAGTTAACTGATTTTAAAGGCAAATATGTTCTAATGGATTTTTGGGCAAGCTGGTGTATACCTTGTCGAAAAGAACACCCAAACCTTGTGAAGGCGTATGCAAAATACAAAGAAAAAAGGTTTTGA